DNA sequence from the Deltaproteobacteria bacterium genome:
GTGGCGCACGGCTGGCCCACTCAGGACAAAGGACAAATCCTTCCAACGATGGGCAATGGGCTGGGGACCGATGTATTCTTCGGCCAGATTCGTCCCCCCAGCCAGAACCGTCTCTTCGTCAACGACTACAATCTTGCGGTGGTTTCGCAAATTGGCCTGCCCCCGAAAAGGCAAATGAAGGACCGGCATGAAAAAGGCCACCTCCCCTCCGGCAGCCTTCAGGGGGCGGAGGAGCAATTTGGGTAGATGCAGGTTGCCCAAATCGTCCAGAAGAAGACGAACCCGAACCCCTCGGGCCGCAGCCTTGGTCAAAAGAGCCAAAACCTCCCGTCCCACGGGCCCCCGGCCCAGGATAAAGGTGGCCACGGACACGCTCTCCCTGGCTCCTTCGATAAGGGTCTTCAACCGTTTGAAGACCTCTTCACCGTCCTGGCAGAGTTGGAGATTGTTCCCCTCGGTGGCCCTAGGCAGACCGTAGGTCTGGAGCAGGCGGTCCAGCTGGATCGACTCGTTGGGCAGGGACTGGGGTCCGGCATGATCCTTGAGCTTGATCCTGGCCTTCTTGTGAGCCTCCTTGCGCATCTTCCGCCCCCCGAACATGACGTACAGGGGCACGCCCACATAGGGCATAAGAACAATCACCAGCAGCCAGGCGATGGTTCCCGATGGAGACCTGCGCTGCCGAATGATGTGTCCCACCAGTGCCGCGGCAAAAAGAAAACCGGCCACCAAAAGCACATGCCCGAGAACCAGTTCCCATTCATGACCAACGAAGGCCCATTCCCTGAACATTGTTCCACGCTCCCTGCTTCGAATCCATGCCGGCGACTCCGCCTTGCCTGCCGACCCGGCTTTCTCTATTGATACTTCATTTCCGAAGGGGAATAAAGGCCAAGCCTCGGCCCCGCACCGGACCATCCGGGCACCATCATGAAAAGAAAGAGAATCCTCATCATCTCCACCGGCGGAACCATTGGAATGCGTCGTACCAGCCGTGGATTTGCCCCCGAACCCGGTTTTCTAGCCGAGCAAATGGCGACCATGTCCGAACTCGGTCACCCCCTGATGCCCGAGTACTCCATCCACGAATTCGACCCCATCCTCGATTCGGCCGAGATGGGGCCCCGGGATTGGAATCGCATAGTCCAGGGCCTCTCCCGGAACTATGCTGATCATGACGGGTTCGTGGTCATCCACGGCACAGATACCATGGCCTACACAGCCTCGGCCCTGGCCTTCATGCTCGAGGGACTGGCCAAGCCGGTGATCCTGACCGGATCCCAGATTCCTTTGTGCGAGGTCCGCAATGACGCCCGTGACAATCTCATCACCTCCATGTTCTTGGCCGCCAACCATGACCTGCCCGAGGTCTGCATCTGTTTCGGCGGACGAATTCTCAGAGGCTGCAGAAGTGTGAAGGTCGATGCCGACGCTCTGGATGCCTTTGCCTCGCCCCGGTTCCCGGATCTGGGAACCGCTGGACGGAATATCCGTCTCCGATCCGATCTGATCCGCCCCGCCCCCGAACCGGGCACTCCATTGAAGACCATTCCGATGCTTGAAGCCATGGTCGGAGCCTTCCGACTCTTTCCAGGCATCTCGGCTGATTTCGTCGAGAACATTCTGGATCGACCCCTCAAGGGCCTGATCATCGAAACCTTCGGAGTAGGCAACGGA
Encoded proteins:
- a CDS encoding L-asparaginase 1, producing MKRKRILIISTGGTIGMRRTSRGFAPEPGFLAEQMATMSELGHPLMPEYSIHEFDPILDSAEMGPRDWNRIVQGLSRNYADHDGFVVIHGTDTMAYTASALAFMLEGLAKPVILTGSQIPLCEVRNDARDNLITSMFLAANHDLPEVCICFGGRILRGCRSVKVDADALDAFASPRFPDLGTAGRNIRLRSDLIRPAPEPGTPLKTIPMLEAMVGAFRLFPGISADFVENILDRPLKGLIIETFGVGNGPSRNERFIQALKKGCDRGTVIVNCSQCLRGRVEPHGYATGSALTRAGVVSGGDMTAEAALTKLILLFSRDLSPDQVKTVLQFDLRGEMTPDTTVTEFGDRLDIPDLLRLKDTHAP
- the cls gene encoding cardiolipin synthase, translated to MFREWAFVGHEWELVLGHVLLVAGFLFAAALVGHIIRQRRSPSGTIAWLLVIVLMPYVGVPLYVMFGGRKMRKEAHKKARIKLKDHAGPQSLPNESIQLDRLLQTYGLPRATEGNNLQLCQDGEEVFKRLKTLIEGARESVSVATFILGRGPVGREVLALLTKAAARGVRVRLLLDDLGNLHLPKLLLRPLKAAGGEVAFFMPVLHLPFRGQANLRNHRKIVVVDEETVLAGGTNLAEEYIGPQPIAHRWKDLSFVLSGPAVRHYTEIFRLDWMFAGGSNFDLRNPDHSAIDAGQAVVQVVPSGPDVDGDPFYDAVLSSIFSARERFWVVTPYFVPDDPLAQAMRLAAHRGVDVRLIVPERSNHFLADVARSTYMREIQEAGARVMAYTPGMLHAKVVIQDEAVAQVGSANMDMRSLFLNYEAMLLVYSREEVLAVEEWVKTQVLAHCRPLEPREAGPAREMAEGLVRMVAPLL